In Nitrosospira briensis C-128, a genomic segment contains:
- a CDS encoding tyrosine-type recombinase/integrase: MGAHALRATAATNAPDHQADIAKVQEWLGHANIATTRIYDHRKTRPEDSPTFKVSY; this comes from the coding sequence ATCGGAGCGCATGCGCTACGCGCGACCGCGGCAACCAATGCACCCGATCATCAGGCGGATATTGCAAAGGTACAGGAATGGCTGGGACATGCGAATATTGCCACGACTCGGATTTATGATCACCGCAAGACACGGCCGGAGGATAGTCCTACATTCAAGGTAAGTTACTAA
- a CDS encoding deoxynucleotide monophosphate kinase family protein, whose amino-acid sequence MKIIGLSGPAGSGKGSVARALCETQGFVELAFADPIRAMVAAAFGLDDSYFTDRAKKEAVVIRIGKSPRELMQSAGDWLRELDPDMLLILLQPRLARILKSPPSLYITGIVISDVRKENEAHYIREMGDLWHIHRTTLAYTGLASNTRLHNTEAGVEWKPGDGLIANAGSIDDLYDNVNALFEETSCKDSTN is encoded by the coding sequence ATGAAAATTATCGGACTTTCCGGCCCCGCCGGATCCGGCAAAGGCAGCGTGGCCAGAGCGCTGTGCGAAACCCAGGGCTTTGTAGAGCTTGCCTTTGCCGATCCGATAAGAGCTATGGTGGCGGCCGCGTTTGGGCTTGATGACAGCTATTTCACGGACCGGGCAAAAAAAGAAGCCGTCGTGATCCGAATCGGCAAATCCCCCCGCGAGCTCATGCAAAGCGCCGGCGACTGGCTGCGCGAACTCGACCCCGACATGCTCCTGATCCTGCTGCAGCCAAGACTTGCCAGGATCCTCAAATCTCCCCCGTCGCTGTACATCACCGGCATCGTCATCAGTGACGTCCGCAAAGAAAACGAGGCGCACTACATCCGCGAAATGGGCGATCTCTGGCACATCCACCGCACCACGCTGGCCTACACCGGCTTGGCCAGCAACACCAGGCTGCACAACACCGAAGCCGGCGTCGAGTGGAAACCCGGCGATGGCCTCATTGCCAACGCTGGCAGCATCGATGACCTGTACGACAACGTCAACGCACTCTTTGAGGAGACATCATGCAAAGACAGCACAAACTGA
- a CDS encoding RNA polymerase sigma factor, translating to MITEEEIIRLIRSGGKETQAGCKALYDNHAQHMLSFFIKRGRVSIEEAWDVLQETVVNIVRGATNFSGEEKAKAWIWRIARNCLIDHFRKHSRYKDALREHEEQENFFSGYQSKDESRGRESTENDAADLPSDAEKLDEVTKNLDCEIEPHCRNEKDPSQKTMYERDIENVRDNENDDHEVEKGAFVISNNPRAVADCVCAGLEAFSREHPLRVHVLEMKMDGVSDKEISIKIGRTLSATREYLSQCRKKFEPFIIHCKGLLSS from the coding sequence ATGATAACTGAAGAAGAAATAATAAGATTAATTCGTAGCGGCGGCAAAGAAACACAAGCAGGATGCAAGGCCCTTTACGACAACCATGCACAACACATGCTTTCTTTTTTTATTAAACGCGGACGCGTTTCTATAGAGGAAGCATGGGACGTGCTTCAAGAGACAGTTGTGAATATTGTTAGAGGCGCAACAAATTTTTCAGGGGAGGAAAAAGCTAAAGCCTGGATTTGGCGGATAGCCCGGAATTGTCTAATTGATCATTTTCGTAAACATTCTCGTTATAAAGACGCGTTGCGTGAACATGAAGAACAGGAGAATTTTTTTTCCGGTTATCAATCGAAGGATGAGTCCCGCGGTAGGGAATCCACCGAAAACGATGCTGCAGATCTGCCTTCCGATGCGGAGAAACTCGACGAAGTAACAAAGAATCTTGACTGTGAGATCGAGCCGCATTGCCGCAATGAAAAAGATCCTTCGCAAAAAACAATGTATGAACGGGATATAGAGAATGTGAGAGATAACGAAAACGATGACCATGAAGTTGAGAAAGGAGCATTCGTGATATCCAACAACCCCAGAGCCGTTGCTGATTGCGTCTGCGCGGGACTTGAGGCGTTTAGCAGGGAGCATCCTCTACGCGTCCATGTTCTCGAAATGAAGATGGATGGGGTGAGTGACAAAGAAATTAGCATCAAAATTGGTCGAACCCTTTCGGCTACCCGGGAATATCTGAGCCAGTGCAGAAAAAAATTCGAACCATTTATAATTCATTGCAAGGGATTATTATCCTCATGA
- a CDS encoding type II toxin-antitoxin system HicA family toxin: protein MNSKQLMQLLKDNGFEIDRIKGSHHQMKKDGRTVTVPHPKKDLGVGLVNAILKQAGLK from the coding sequence ATGAACAGCAAACAACTCATGCAGCTCTTAAAAGACAACGGTTTCGAGATAGACCGTATCAAGGGCAGCCATCATCAGATGAAGAAAGACGGCAGAACGGTGACAGTGCCGCACCCTAAAAAGGATTTGGGAGTTGGTTTGGTGAATGCGATTTTGAAACAGGCGGGATTAAAGTGA
- a CDS encoding DUF4385 family protein gives MTKHRKPSYLDFDKESYPWKPDIDYRKESEKYKVGKGEQGVLSEPYKSELTPHWQFRTPEIAITSSTVLYEMFESYLKVRDFVGADLARKFLQMGYTRARRYANFKGVVKYDRTKDYALKEKGTGDPAKAKSAVIFYQK, from the coding sequence GTGACAAAACATCGCAAGCCATCTTATTTGGATTTTGATAAGGAAAGCTATCCCTGGAAACCAGATATCGATTATCGGAAGGAGTCCGAAAAATATAAGGTGGGCAAAGGCGAGCAGGGTGTGCTGAGCGAGCCCTACAAAAGCGAATTAACTCCCCACTGGCAGTTTAGAACGCCGGAAATAGCAATTACCAGCAGCACGGTTCTTTATGAGATGTTTGAAAGCTACCTAAAAGTCCGGGATTTTGTTGGCGCTGATCTTGCAAGAAAATTCTTGCAGATGGGATATACCCGAGCACGGCGATATGCAAATTTCAAGGGTGTCGTTAAATATGACAGGACCAAGGACTACGCTTTGAAGGAGAAAGGTACCGGAGATCCAGCTAAAGCGAAAAGTGCGGTTATTTTTTACCAGAAATAG
- a CDS encoding M48 family metalloprotease, giving the protein MMGILSPTTARHFLWIMLITIASASNANEEALLELLMRHQMKQQENLDEEDEDTRDEDNAVNFKIKDIASHALVVFDRNCTQVVQPFKLTDNFDVLHGYVMNQTIGEVKDIGVNVLTGLLGGQRPKMDVLKPIKKNIPKSLQRAAQQLNWLPMTVEIMYGERLHKQEDNILAREHKLGQKYYPIADKMLEEILSTVNQKHDYEFKLFILKNSGGNAIARPGGFLYIDQGLIDDPNRHPKAYFALAHELAHVLQRHETKELQSMIIDSIPDKELWKVVSRVKYNPEIIFDYLKVRKDRFTAHHVDQELQSDSCAVKLLDRVFVDDNKLTNSIQVFLKDLEDLPVANLKKVASVDTTPSWGKTANVLVELVDMPLMRHPTTMQRTDNLKAMYGEVKKRLARE; this is encoded by the coding sequence ATGATGGGCATATTGTCACCAACCACGGCAAGGCATTTCCTTTGGATCATGCTGATAACTATAGCTTCAGCGTCCAATGCGAATGAAGAGGCTTTACTAGAGCTGCTCATGCGCCATCAAATGAAACAGCAAGAAAATCTAGACGAGGAGGATGAAGATACAAGAGACGAAGATAATGCAGTTAATTTCAAAATAAAAGATATTGCTTCACATGCCTTAGTAGTTTTCGATAGGAATTGCACACAAGTTGTGCAGCCGTTTAAGCTCACCGATAATTTTGATGTTCTCCACGGTTATGTGATGAACCAAACTATTGGAGAGGTTAAAGATATAGGAGTCAATGTGCTTACCGGATTGTTGGGAGGGCAACGGCCCAAAATGGATGTTCTTAAACCAATCAAGAAAAATATTCCTAAATCGCTCCAGCGTGCAGCGCAACAGTTAAATTGGTTACCCATGACAGTTGAGATAATGTACGGAGAACGTTTACATAAGCAGGAAGACAATATACTGGCAAGAGAACATAAGCTCGGCCAGAAATATTATCCCATCGCGGATAAGATGCTGGAGGAAATTCTTTCCACAGTAAATCAAAAGCACGATTACGAATTCAAATTGTTCATTCTAAAAAATAGTGGAGGAAATGCAATTGCCCGGCCTGGTGGTTTTCTATACATCGATCAAGGCCTGATCGATGACCCAAATCGTCATCCAAAGGCATATTTCGCACTCGCGCACGAATTGGCTCACGTATTACAGCGTCATGAAACAAAAGAGCTGCAGAGCATGATAATTGACTCGATTCCGGATAAGGAGCTGTGGAAAGTAGTATCCAGAGTGAAATATAATCCTGAAATTATATTTGATTACCTTAAGGTAAGGAAAGATCGGTTTACCGCTCATCACGTGGATCAGGAATTGCAATCCGACTCTTGCGCAGTAAAACTGCTTGATCGTGTGTTTGTGGACGATAATAAGCTGACTAATTCAATTCAGGTATTTCTGAAAGATTTGGAAGACTTACCCGTCGCAAACTTAAAAAAGGTTGCCTCAGTAGATACCACACCTTCCTGGGGGAAAACAGCAAATGTTCTCGTTGAGCTTGTTGACATGCCTCTTATGCGCCATCCCACTACCATGCAACGCACAGATAATCTGAAAGCTATGTATGGCGAGGTTAAAAAAAGATTAGCACGCGAATAA
- a CDS encoding CHAT domain-containing protein translates to MKHIVRGPIITLLLMMSLSPASAYSGAKDDATQLNQQALALYQQSKYEEALPLYQRILALQEETIGLEHAETARTLNSLAKLYQAIDQYDRALPLYQRSLTIREKILGSEHPDTATSLNGLASLYATIDQYDKALPLYQRALAIREKVLGPEHSDTAQSLNNLGVLFRTIDQYDKALPLYQRALAIREKVLGPEHSDTAQSLNNLAVLYQTLGENDKALPLYQRALEIREKALGPEHIETASSLNNLAVLYRSIDQYDKALPLYQRALAIREKVLGSGHTATATSLNSLAALYGTLGEYDKAMPLYQRALEVREKALGPEHTETATSLNNLAALYDTLGEYDKAMPLYQRALEVREKALGPKHIETATSLNNLAALYDTLGEYDKAMPLYQRALKIREEILGSEHIDTANSMDILAVLNQKLSAYDKALPLYERALAIREKFLGLNHVDTAGSLNNLAALYRILGEYHKAMPLYQRALVIREKALGPEHTDTASSLNNLAVLYNTLDEYDRALPLLQRALAIREKVLGPEHTDTASSLNNLAVLYNTLDEYDRALPLLQHALAIREKVLGPEHPETAASLNNLAALYDSLGEYDKAMPLYRRAYYSAQSARVPETLKLVQRDIGYFYAKHGDSAAAIFYLKAAVNTMQTIRGQSLGLDMVLQKSLLSKNKEVYKQLADLLIVAGRLTEAQEVLSILKEDEYFDFIQRDIKADPRSTRISYNQTEKLIAEHIEKLGNESAILVDQLNTLNKKIEPGLTSQIEQQRKRIKQQLAAQAKNMVSLHNAVPKQLETAKKQVRMAIDKQIPSQLRELLTSLGNGVVLLQYLVTDTHIRIILTTPQMQFARNTKIQEKELNRKIAEFGRIIENPALDPRPLAQALYQLLIAPIAQDLERANAQMLMLSLDDSLRYLPISALHDGKAYLTERYPVVMYSELAKAKLRDKPSTRWRAAGFGITQATGLFKILPAVRQELDGIIYVGVRKTIDGVLPGKIYLDKEFTEARLRNVLEQDYPILHIASHFVFIPGTVSKSFLLLGDGKQLSLDELRSGGWKFDSIDMMTLSACETGLGGAQDGSGDEIEGFGALAQRQGAKSVLATLWKVADRSTAIFMQALYHLRQEKGFNKANALREAQLTLIYGKHPLPTFSHIPRKAETRVNITSAPIYVPDPAKPYAHPFFWAPFILMGNWL, encoded by the coding sequence ATGAAACATATAGTGCGTGGTCCCATCATCACATTACTTCTAATGATGAGCCTTTCTCCTGCCAGCGCATATTCTGGCGCAAAAGACGACGCTACCCAATTAAACCAACAGGCTTTGGCGTTATACCAGCAAAGTAAGTATGAAGAGGCGCTACCTCTGTATCAGCGCATTCTTGCACTTCAGGAAGAGACTATCGGTCTGGAGCACGCAGAGACCGCGCGAACTCTGAATAGCCTAGCCAAGTTGTATCAAGCCATCGATCAATACGATAGGGCGCTGCCACTATATCAGCGTTCTCTTACAATTCGAGAAAAAATACTTGGCTCAGAACATCCCGACACGGCGACTAGTCTAAATGGCCTAGCAAGCTTGTATGCAACGATTGATCAATACGATAAAGCGTTGCCGTTGTATCAACGAGCTCTAGCGATTCGGGAAAAGGTCTTGGGGCCAGAGCATTCTGATACTGCCCAGAGCCTAAATAACCTAGGGGTGTTATTCCGAACGATCGATCAATACGATAAAGCGTTGCCGTTGTATCAACGAGCTCTAGCAATTCGGGAAAAGGTCTTGGGGCCAGAGCATTCTGATACTGCCCAGAGCCTAAATAACCTCGCGGTGTTATATCAAACCTTGGGAGAAAACGATAAAGCGTTGCCATTGTACCAGCGCGCTCTAGAGATACGAGAAAAGGCTCTCGGACCAGAACATATTGAAACCGCTAGCAGCCTCAACAACTTGGCTGTGTTATATCGATCGATCGATCAATACGATAAAGCGTTGCCATTGTACCAGCGCGCCCTAGCGATCCGGGAAAAGGTGCTAGGCTCAGGGCACACTGCGACAGCCACTAGCTTGAATAGCTTAGCGGCACTATACGGCACCCTTGGCGAATATGATAAGGCCATGCCGTTATATCAACGGGCCTTGGAGGTCCGAGAAAAAGCCCTCGGCCCGGAGCACACCGAGACCGCTACTAGCTTGAATAATCTGGCGGCACTGTATGACACCCTTGGCGAATATGATAAAGCAATGCCGCTATATCAGCGAGCATTGGAGGTCCGAGAAAAAGCCCTCGGCCCGAAGCACATCGAGACCGCTACTAGCTTGAATAATCTGGCGGCACTGTATGACACCCTTGGCGAATATGATAAAGCCATGCCGCTATATCAGCGAGCATTGAAAATCCGGGAAGAAATTCTTGGCTCAGAACATATTGATACAGCCAACAGCATGGATATTTTGGCAGTATTGAATCAAAAGCTGAGTGCATACGATAAAGCGCTACCTTTATATGAGCGCGCTCTTGCAATCCGGGAAAAATTTCTTGGATTAAATCATGTTGATACGGCGGGCAGCCTTAATAATTTGGCTGCGCTTTACAGAATACTTGGCGAATATCATAAGGCGATGCCGTTATATCAGCGCGCATTAGTCATTCGAGAAAAGGCTCTCGGCCCAGAACACACCGACACCGCTAGCAGTCTCAATAACTTGGCAGTCTTATACAACACTCTTGATGAATACGACAGGGCATTGCCACTACTGCAACGCGCCCTTGCTATTCGGGAAAAGGTGCTTGGCCCAGAGCACACTGATACGGCTAGCAGTCTCAATAATCTGGCGGTCTTATACAACACTCTTGATGAATACGATAGGGCATTGCCACTACTTCAGCACGCCCTTGCTATCCGGGAAAAGGTGCTTGGCCCAGAGCACCCCGAGACCGCTGCCAGTTTAAACAATCTGGCGGCACTGTACGATAGCCTTGGCGAATATGATAAAGCTATGCCGTTATATCGCCGTGCTTATTATTCCGCCCAGTCCGCGCGCGTACCTGAAACGTTAAAGTTAGTACAAAGAGATATTGGATACTTTTATGCTAAACATGGCGATTCTGCTGCGGCGATTTTCTATCTAAAAGCAGCGGTTAATACCATGCAAACCATACGAGGCCAGTCCCTAGGGTTAGACATGGTTCTTCAGAAATCTCTATTGAGCAAGAACAAGGAAGTATATAAACAACTGGCCGATCTGTTGATCGTAGCAGGAAGATTAACTGAAGCCCAGGAAGTACTGTCTATACTTAAGGAAGATGAGTATTTTGACTTCATTCAGCGTGATATCAAAGCAGATCCTCGCAGTACGCGCATTAGTTACAATCAGACCGAGAAGTTAATCGCGGAACACATCGAAAAACTTGGAAATGAGAGCGCTATATTGGTTGACCAACTTAATACATTGAATAAAAAAATTGAGCCTGGACTTACATCCCAAATAGAGCAACAACGCAAACGAATCAAGCAACAGCTGGCCGCACAAGCAAAGAACATGGTGTCCTTACATAATGCTGTCCCAAAACAATTGGAAACAGCAAAAAAACAGGTGCGGATGGCGATAGACAAACAAATTCCTAGTCAGCTTCGCGAGTTGCTGACATCGCTGGGAAATGGTGTTGTGTTGCTTCAGTATCTGGTTACTGATACACATATCCGTATAATTCTGACTACACCTCAGATGCAATTTGCAAGAAACACAAAAATTCAAGAAAAAGAACTCAATCGAAAAATAGCAGAGTTCGGGCGAATAATAGAAAATCCTGCTCTCGATCCGCGTCCGCTGGCACAAGCATTGTATCAATTATTGATTGCCCCGATAGCGCAGGATTTGGAGCGAGCCAATGCCCAGATGCTCATGCTATCGCTAGACGATAGCTTGCGTTATCTGCCTATAAGTGCCTTGCATGATGGCAAGGCTTATCTTACCGAGCGTTATCCGGTGGTAATGTATAGTGAGCTTGCGAAGGCGAAACTACGTGATAAGCCTTCGACTCGATGGAGAGCAGCTGGATTCGGCATCACGCAAGCCACTGGCTTATTTAAAATATTGCCGGCAGTTAGGCAGGAGTTGGATGGCATAATCTATGTCGGTGTTAGGAAAACCATAGATGGTGTATTGCCGGGTAAAATATATTTGGATAAAGAATTTACCGAAGCACGCCTACGAAATGTGCTAGAGCAGGATTATCCTATATTACATATTGCCAGCCACTTCGTTTTTATTCCAGGAACGGTATCAAAGTCCTTCTTATTACTCGGTGACGGAAAACAACTCTCATTGGATGAACTACGATCTGGCGGATGGAAATTTGATTCGATAGATATGATGACGCTTTCGGCTTGTGAGACTGGGCTTGGTGGTGCTCAGGACGGAAGTGGGGATGAAATAGAAGGTTTTGGCGCTTTAGCGCAACGGCAGGGTGCCAAAAGTGTACTGGCCACACTTTGGAAAGTGGCTGATCGAAGCACAGCGATTTTTATGCAAGCACTTTATCATTTGCGGCAGGAAAAAGGATTCAATAAGGCCAATGCGCTACGTGAAGCACAATTGACACTGATATATGGCAAGCACCCGCTTCCAACTTTTTCACACATACCCCGAAAAGCAGAGACTAGAGTCAATATTACAAGCGCACCTATATATGTGCCAGATCCTGCAAAACCCTATGCCCACCCTTTCTTTTGGGCACCTTTTATCTTAATGGGTAATTGGTTGTGA
- a CDS encoding type II toxin-antitoxin system HicB family antitoxin has translation MRYPIAIEMGDESHSCGVVVPDLPGCFSAGDTVDEAITNAHEAVLLHLETYLDEGRAFPKPLPIEEHRKNPEFDGWIWAMVSVDLSQLDDKVERVNITLPKRVLRVIDEGAKRSGESRSAFLAKAGIEAARHQ, from the coding sequence ATGCGTTATCCGATAGCGATTGAAATGGGGGATGAGTCACACTCATGCGGCGTGGTGGTGCCCGATTTGCCCGGTTGCTTTTCAGCGGGCGATACGGTGGACGAGGCCATAACGAATGCGCATGAAGCGGTATTGCTTCACCTGGAAACCTATCTGGATGAAGGCCGGGCTTTTCCCAAACCGCTCCCCATTGAAGAACACAGGAAAAATCCTGAGTTTGACGGCTGGATCTGGGCAATGGTAAGTGTCGATTTATCGCAGCTCGATGACAAGGTGGAGCGCGTCAACATAACTCTACCGAAGCGGGTATTGAGGGTTATTGACGAAGGCGCGAAACGATCCGGTGAGTCGCGCTCGGCTTTCTTGGCCAAGGCTGGGATAGAGGCTGCACGGCACCAATAG
- a CDS encoding DUF4224 domain-containing protein, with protein sequence MFLTPEEVTVLTGIARGRDGKTREQLQVAQLRDMGIAFRVNAKGRPITTWAAVNGVEEKVPAPLVWQSNILKLTKTA encoded by the coding sequence ATGTTCTTGACCCCCGAAGAGGTTACAGTGCTGACAGGCATCGCACGCGGCCGCGATGGCAAGACACGTGAGCAGCTTCAGGTAGCGCAGCTCCGGGATATGGGGATAGCTTTCCGTGTAAACGCGAAAGGCCGCCCCATAACAACGTGGGCAGCGGTGAATGGTGTAGAAGAAAAGGTGCCAGCCCCGCTAGTGTGGCAGTCAAATATTCTAAAATTGACAAAAACAGCGTAG
- a CDS encoding ParB/RepB/Spo0J family partition protein, with the protein MIQQFINSPDLAHQAVLPLDKIERSITNPRKRFEGSMITELAASIGKVGVLQPILVRPHPVRDDKYEIVAGECRYRGAMMAGLETIPAIIRDLTDLEALELQVLENLHRNDLHPLEEAEGFQQLLDANGYTVEILASKLGKSKATVYASLKLCALCPAGREAFYDGKLTASTALLVARIPGAKLQATALKEITKPGYSNALPSYRDAVNMIRTRYTLDLERAIFDIDDANLVEAAGDCQSCEKRSGNCREIYSDIVSADVCTDPDCYAEKRQAHIDRLRQDPNTITGDAAREIIPTGEYYIEDENFAHRHDYRVREIAALLGDDLPTRTLLLKDTPATLVDLAAAQQLIKERGLEIPAEDDTPARLSPYQIEQRARELIQKVEVERRMRLFAALHQRLGDAAVREKALIVVIPMMITAFWDQLPLTETERLFAARGEEDWLSNNDEKGTLYEEAFRDKSPRELSQLLLELFAANADNYVLDVPRCYGSDNEINYAPNNFYTILRAVGIDPDAPLTPETDETPTDPTPTDPTSAAHAAEEIAREENPADETQPGAQPAAQADEPAAEAQPEATPIEAAESAAQADEPAAETQPDATPIQAAEKPAAKKRGRPRKQPVETPVAAVAP; encoded by the coding sequence ATGATCCAGCAATTCATCAACTCGCCGGATCTCGCCCACCAGGCAGTGCTGCCCCTGGATAAGATCGAGCGTTCTATCACTAATCCCCGCAAGCGGTTCGAGGGGAGCATGATCACCGAGCTCGCGGCCAGTATTGGAAAGGTCGGCGTGCTGCAACCGATCCTCGTCCGGCCCCACCCGGTCCGCGATGACAAATACGAAATCGTTGCCGGCGAGTGCCGCTACCGTGGGGCGATGATGGCCGGGCTTGAAACCATCCCCGCTATCATCCGCGACCTCACAGACTTGGAAGCGCTCGAGCTGCAAGTGCTGGAAAACCTGCATCGCAACGACCTGCATCCGTTGGAAGAAGCCGAAGGCTTCCAGCAGCTGCTTGACGCCAACGGCTACACAGTTGAGATCCTGGCAAGCAAACTCGGCAAAAGCAAAGCGACAGTCTATGCCAGCCTCAAGCTGTGCGCGCTGTGCCCGGCCGGCCGCGAGGCTTTCTACGACGGCAAGCTGACTGCCAGCACTGCGCTGCTCGTTGCGAGGATCCCTGGCGCAAAGCTGCAGGCGACTGCCCTCAAGGAAATTACCAAGCCCGGCTATAGCAATGCCCTCCCGTCCTATCGGGATGCCGTGAATATGATTCGCACCCGATACACGCTGGATCTCGAGCGCGCCATCTTCGACATCGACGATGCTAACCTGGTCGAAGCGGCTGGCGACTGTCAATCGTGCGAAAAACGCTCCGGCAATTGCCGTGAAATCTATTCGGACATTGTTAGTGCAGACGTCTGCACGGATCCGGATTGCTACGCCGAAAAGCGCCAGGCGCACATCGACCGGTTGCGGCAGGACCCCAACACCATCACGGGTGACGCCGCGAGAGAAATCATACCCACCGGCGAGTATTACATCGAAGACGAGAACTTTGCTCACCGCCACGACTACCGTGTCAGAGAGATTGCAGCCCTCCTGGGCGACGATCTACCCACCCGCACGCTCCTGCTCAAGGACACCCCGGCTACGCTGGTAGACCTCGCTGCGGCACAGCAGCTCATCAAGGAAAGAGGGCTTGAAATCCCCGCCGAAGATGATACCCCGGCACGTTTAAGCCCGTATCAGATCGAGCAGCGAGCTCGTGAGCTGATTCAAAAGGTCGAAGTCGAGCGCCGCATGCGCCTGTTCGCAGCCCTCCATCAACGGCTGGGTGATGCTGCAGTGCGTGAAAAAGCCCTCATAGTCGTAATCCCGATGATGATTACCGCATTCTGGGATCAGCTTCCCCTGACCGAAACAGAAAGGCTTTTTGCTGCTCGCGGAGAAGAGGATTGGCTATCGAATAACGATGAGAAAGGCACCCTGTATGAAGAGGCTTTCCGTGACAAGAGCCCCAGGGAGCTATCCCAGCTCTTGCTGGAATTGTTCGCCGCAAACGCCGATAACTATGTACTAGATGTCCCACGGTGCTATGGATCTGATAACGAAATCAACTACGCGCCCAATAATTTCTACACCATCCTGCGCGCAGTTGGCATCGATCCGGACGCACCGCTAACCCCCGAAACCGACGAAACGCCTACCGACCCCACGCCTACCGACCCCACGTCGGCTGCGCATGCGGCGGAAGAGATCGCGCGCGAGGAAAACCCGGCGGACGAAACGCAGCCCGGCGCGCAGCCCGCTGCGCAGGCGGACGAACCAGCGGCCGAAGCGCAACCCGAGGCAACCCCAATCGAGGCGGCGGAATCCGCTGCGCAGGCGGACGAACCAGCGGCCGAAACGCAACCCGATGCAACCCCAATCCAGGCGGCGGAAAAGCCCGCCGCGAAAAAGCGTGGACGGCCTAGAAAACAGCCCGTTGAAACCCCCGTTGCGGCGGTGGCGCCATGA
- a CDS encoding tyrosine-type recombinase/integrase, which translates to MRARRRGEITYYYYDTGGKPRKEIALGTDYPMAVKKWSELEISASPRHLQLITLKYASDQYLLSKEFTAKAPQTQADYLKQLKPIMQFFNDPPAALSAIKPVNVQQYMNWRGKTAPVRANRERALISVIWNFSRRTGFTDLPNPCIGVKGFTEDGRDIYVEDMVFEAVWNAADIPLRDALDLAYLTGQRPADVLKMRETDIREGMLLIDQNKGRKKLRMNITGQLEELLRRISERKRQFSVRSLALICNERGAKLGRDAMRYRFDAARLKAINSNPKLANAIAEYQVRDLRAKAGTDKADTGDLVQAQKQLGHSSVTMTEHYVRARAGEKVEPTK; encoded by the coding sequence ATGCGTGCCAGGAGGCGAGGGGAGATCACGTATTATTATTACGATACGGGCGGCAAGCCCCGCAAAGAGATCGCGCTGGGGACTGACTATCCGATGGCTGTCAAGAAATGGTCTGAGCTGGAGATCAGCGCAAGTCCGCGACATCTGCAGCTGATCACTCTTAAATATGCGAGCGACCAATATCTGTTGTCCAAAGAATTTACGGCTAAGGCACCGCAGACTCAGGCGGACTACCTAAAGCAGCTCAAGCCCATCATGCAGTTTTTTAACGATCCGCCGGCGGCGCTGAGTGCGATCAAACCAGTGAATGTGCAGCAGTACATGAACTGGCGAGGGAAGACAGCCCCGGTCCGCGCAAACCGGGAGCGTGCGCTGATTTCGGTGATATGGAATTTCTCCAGGCGTACGGGCTTCACGGATCTGCCTAACCCCTGCATTGGTGTTAAGGGTTTCACCGAGGACGGACGGGACATTTATGTTGAGGACATGGTTTTCGAGGCCGTCTGGAACGCTGCAGATATCCCGCTGCGCGATGCGCTGGATCTCGCTTACTTAACCGGCCAACGGCCGGCCGATGTCCTGAAAATGAGGGAGACCGATATCAGGGAAGGAATGCTGCTGATCGATCAGAACAAGGGCCGCAAGAAGCTACGTATGAATATAACTGGCCAACTGGAAGAGCTGCTGCGGCGAATCAGCGAACGCAAGCGGCAGTTCTCGGTGAGAAGCCTGGCGCTGATCTGCAACGAACGGGGAGCGAAGCTGGGCCGTGACGCGATGCGCTACCGCTTCGATGCGGCCAGGTTAAAAGCGATCAACAGTAATCCTAAACTTGCGAATGCAATTGCCGAGTATCAAGTTCGGGATTTGCGGGCAAAGGCGGGGACCGACAAGGCTGATACAGGTGACCTGGTACAAGCGCAAAAGCAGCTCGGCCATAGTTCCGTCACGATGACGGAGCATTATGTCCGCGCAAGGGCAGGCGAGAAAGTGGAACCGACGAAATGA